The Undibacterium cyanobacteriorum genomic sequence CGCGATCTCCTTGCCAGTGCTGACTTTGAATAAGATGGTCGTTACGGCTTTATTTGACCAAGGGCATCTCCCCAATTTTGGCATGGAGTGGGAGAACGTGTCCCCATTCACTTTATGGGTCGATTTCTGTTTAGTGCTACTCGCCTTTTGTATGCAAGCCGGGTTTGCCGCATGGCGACGGTCCCTTGTACGTGAGCAAGAGATACAGTTGTCACGTAATTTGGGAATGGAGCTCAAACTTCATTTATTGCAGGGCCAGTTGAAACCGCATTTTCTATTCAATTCGCTCAATAGTATTTCTGCTTTGGTGCGTGGTCACGATCGCCGCGTGGCAGGTAAAGCCATGTATCAATTGCAGGACTTGTTGCGCTACGTCGTGCATTCGGGAAAGCATGAATGGGTAACGGTGGCAGAGGAATTGCAGTTTGTGCGCGACTATCTGGATATGCAGACCTTGCGTTTCGGTGATCGCTTGCAAATTGAGTTTGAGGTATCAGGACAAGATTGGTTGCGCGTACCTTGTCCGCCACTGTTGTTCCAACCACTCGTTGAAAATGCGATTCACCATGGTGTGGAAAATCATCAGCAAGCGAGCGTGTTAGAGATTAGTTTATTCGAGCGACTTGGTTTGGTGCATTTTCGAATCTGCAATACCAAGCACGCCAATCAAAAGCGCAAGCCGGGGCATGGTTTGGGCTTGAGTAGCACACGCGAACGTTTGGAAATTCTGTTCGGTTCACAAGCTCAAGTGATTGTGAAGGATTCTGAAGAGCGGTTTTTGGCCGAGATCGTATTCCCAGACATGACCCAAGTTTGATATAAGTTCACATTCAGTTCAGTCGAAGATAAAGACTGGTTTGAGCGACGTTTAAATCACCCCAAAAGCTAAGTGAAGACTATGAATCAAAAAGCCAATTACAAAGTGTTGATTGTGGATGATGAACTCCCTGCGCTGACGAATATGCAGTACGTTTTAGCCAATCATCCGCAGTGGCAATTGGTGGCAAGCTGTCATTCGACGGCGCAAGCGCGTGCCATACTCAATACTGAAACGGTGGATTTGCTGTTGCTCGATATTGAGATGCCAACCCAATCGGGCATCGATTTTGCGCGTGAATTGTGTCGCACACCGAATCCACCGTTAATCGTCTTCATCACCGCCTATAACAAACATGCGGTGACCGCCTTTGAGGTATTTGCTCTCGATTATCTACTCAAACCTTACGATGATGAGCG encodes the following:
- a CDS encoding sensor histidine kinase; amino-acid sequence: MTSIVTRQGLQRIEPITEASLMGYSFLIWMFVAVTHAIAGALDSGSVHFGQTQSVLVLEYCLIFLPLSLLSCVLAWLYWNHSERLLHAAWLAVVAVLSCAISLPVLTLNKMVVTALFDQGHLPNFGMEWENVSPFTLWVDFCLVLLAFCMQAGFAAWRRSLVREQEIQLSRNLGMELKLHLLQGQLKPHFLFNSLNSISALVRGHDRRVAGKAMYQLQDLLRYVVHSGKHEWVTVAEELQFVRDYLDMQTLRFGDRLQIEFEVSGQDWLRVPCPPLLFQPLVENAIHHGVENHQQASVLEISLFERLGLVHFRICNTKHANQKRKPGHGLGLSSTRERLEILFGSQAQVIVKDSEERFLAEIVFPDMTQV